The Pseudomonadota bacterium genome has a segment encoding these proteins:
- a CDS encoding DMT family transporter, translated as MRWRGTSYPLRGLILLLAVGVFWGVNWPIMKISMAAIPVFTFRAIAIFFGGLCLAAVCRHMGYSLKVPRDQWAPLLLVTVLIFGFTVLSGYGVLLTDSGRAAVMAYTMPVWAIPLSVLFLAERITWRKLASLLLGLSGMALLLITDIDTLGGAPIGMALMLVTALIWAGATIALKKLEWTIPTLVLVTWQSLLNSVPLAIGAALVDYDGVEFPGLWPILGVLYNVFIATALCFYAYFEVVRIFPVGMTTIGVMIAPVVGVFSGAAVLGEPLGLAEFAALALVLAAIALPVFARRDAFSRAAYK; from the coding sequence GTGAGATGGCGCGGCACATCCTATCCGTTGCGGGGGCTTATTTTGCTGCTCGCGGTCGGCGTGTTTTGGGGCGTCAACTGGCCGATCATGAAGATCAGCATGGCGGCCATTCCGGTCTTCACCTTCCGCGCCATCGCGATATTTTTCGGCGGCCTTTGCCTGGCGGCGGTTTGCCGGCATATGGGATATTCGCTGAAAGTTCCGCGCGATCAGTGGGCGCCGCTTCTGTTGGTAACGGTGCTGATCTTCGGTTTTACCGTCTTGTCGGGATATGGCGTGCTGCTAACCGACTCCGGCCGCGCCGCTGTGATGGCCTATACCATGCCGGTCTGGGCGATTCCCCTGAGCGTGTTATTCTTGGCCGAGCGGATCACCTGGCGCAAACTCGCCAGCCTGCTGCTCGGTCTAAGTGGCATGGCACTGTTGCTGATCACAGATATCGATACCTTGGGCGGCGCGCCGATCGGCATGGCTTTGATGCTGGTGACGGCGCTCATCTGGGCTGGCGCCACCATCGCCCTCAAGAAACTCGAATGGACCATTCCGACCCTGGTGCTGGTTACGTGGCAATCGCTGTTGAACTCGGTGCCGCTTGCCATCGGTGCGGCCTTGGTGGATTACGACGGGGTTGAGTTTCCTGGCCTGTGGCCGATTCTCGGCGTGCTTTACAATGTTTTTATCGCCACCGCTTTGTGCTTCTACGCCTATTTTGAGGTGGTGCGCATCTTTCCCGTCGGCATGACCACTATCGGCGTGATGATCGCCCCCGTGGTCGGTGTTTTTTCCGGTGCCGCCGTTCTCGGCGAGCCGCTTGGACTGGCCGAGTTTGCCGCCCTCGCCCTGGTCCTCGCCGCCATCGCGCTCCCGGTCTTTGCGCGCCGCGACGCGTTTAGCCGCGCTGCGTACAAGTGA
- a CDS encoding amidase: MSDHILDSDMRVIAAAMRDGDTSSEALIDEAARRHQAYGTALNAYKYWDAERARREAKANDALLASGYDAGALMGMPISLKDLYGVRGMPTFGGSPAELPEKWREEGPVTEALRVARGVIMGKSHTVEFAYGGIGTNAHWGAPVNPWDADNHRVTGGSSSGAGVSLSQGSALVAMGTDTGGSVRIPASVTGNVGLKTTAGRWSLEGIVPLSHTFDTPGPLTRNVTDSALAFAAIDPAHSDAEAFFQHANGAEVSDIAFALCDEHFWDGCSPGIAEGVRQAIAELSAKGARMGSVSLPEATLARESSLRGGIFGAEGLSFIEEYYPDRVATLDPFVAARFDEGRDITAIEYLKALRRIAGFARIANDKLRHVDVLITPTLAVTPPTVEEVADVDSYKHHLGRMTQNTHPVNLLELCSITMPVALDSAGMPVGLQLISCGGREERLLAAALACEKVLGTARQRLGTPPRCAE; this comes from the coding sequence GTGAGCGATCATATTTTAGACAGCGACATGCGCGTCATCGCCGCCGCGATGCGGGACGGCGATACCAGCTCTGAGGCGCTGATCGACGAAGCCGCACGGCGGCACCAGGCATATGGAACGGCGCTCAACGCTTACAAATATTGGGACGCCGAACGGGCGCGCCGCGAGGCCAAAGCAAATGATGCGCTGCTGGCGTCGGGCTATGATGCTGGCGCGCTGATGGGCATGCCGATTTCGCTAAAAGATCTGTATGGCGTGCGCGGCATGCCGACATTCGGCGGCTCGCCTGCCGAACTGCCGGAAAAATGGCGCGAAGAGGGGCCGGTGACCGAGGCGCTGCGGGTGGCCCGCGGCGTCATCATGGGCAAATCCCACACGGTGGAATTCGCCTATGGCGGCATCGGCACCAACGCCCATTGGGGCGCGCCGGTTAATCCTTGGGACGCTGACAATCACCGCGTCACCGGCGGCTCCAGCTCGGGCGCCGGCGTTAGCCTCAGCCAAGGCTCGGCACTGGTCGCGATGGGCACCGATACCGGCGGTTCGGTGCGTATTCCCGCCAGCGTCACCGGCAATGTTGGCTTGAAGACCACCGCCGGCCGCTGGTCGCTCGAAGGCATCGTGCCGCTGAGCCATACCTTCGATACGCCGGGCCCGCTCACCCGCAATGTTACCGATTCGGCGCTGGCCTTTGCTGCGATCGACCCGGCGCATTCGGACGCCGAGGCGTTCTTCCAGCACGCCAATGGCGCGGAAGTTAGCGACATTGCATTCGCGCTCTGTGACGAGCATTTTTGGGACGGCTGTTCGCCCGGCATCGCCGAAGGCGTGCGCCAGGCAATTGCCGAGCTTAGCGCCAAGGGTGCGCGTATGGGTTCGGTGTCATTGCCTGAAGCCACGTTGGCGCGAGAAAGTTCGCTCCGCGGCGGCATTTTCGGCGCCGAGGGGCTGTCTTTCATTGAGGAGTATTATCCCGATCGCGTCGCCACACTGGACCCGTTCGTCGCCGCGCGCTTCGACGAGGGGCGCGATATCACGGCGATCGAATATCTCAAGGCGCTGCGGCGCATCGCCGGCTTCGCCCGTATCGCCAATGACAAGCTACGCCATGTCGATGTCCTGATCACGCCGACCTTGGCGGTAACTCCGCCGACGGTGGAGGAGGTCGCGGATGTGGACAGCTACAAGCATCATCTCGGCCGCATGACGCAAAACACCCATCCGGTGAATTTGCTCGAGCTGTGCTCGATCACCATGCCGGTGGCGCTCGATAGCGCCGGTATGCCGGTTGGGTTGCAGTTGATCTCTTGCGGTGGGCGCGAGGAACGCCTGCTCGCCGCCGCACTTGCCTGCGAGAAGGTCCTCGGCACCGCACGTCAGCGTCTCGGAACGCCGCCACGCTGCGCAGAATAG
- a CDS encoding putative quinol monooxygenase has product MLIVAVVFDFVPGGFERIKGEILDAIKNSRKEKGARIYDWALDVTAPDRAIIFEVWDDQAALDAHFTHPYMDTLVAALSAANIRGDIKNYSAEIYDIAGKRDMGFVLPTA; this is encoded by the coding sequence ATGCTGATCGTTGCTGTGGTGTTTGATTTTGTGCCGGGTGGGTTCGAGCGTATCAAGGGCGAGATTTTGGATGCGATCAAGAATTCGCGGAAAGAAAAAGGGGCGCGGATATATGACTGGGCGCTCGATGTGACGGCGCCTGACCGGGCGATTATTTTCGAGGTGTGGGACGATCAGGCGGCGCTCGATGCGCATTTCACCCATCCTTATATGGATACCCTCGTCGCGGCGCTGAGCGCGGCCAATATACGCGGCGATATCAAGAATTATTCGGCTGAGATCTACGATATTGCCGGCAAGCGCGACATGGGCTTCGTATTGCCGACGGCGTAA
- a CDS encoding cupin domain-containing protein, with amino-acid sequence MQIRRVVTGHSGDGKAIVASDSVIDGFRPQLFPSMEFHALWGGDQAPTYPDAGAPLPQHGWFPPLGGFRFLAVTLPPASDEAPEITDESAAVAELEAFAPGLLAVMEPDTPGMHTTDSIDFIYVISGEVIMTLDDGAEVHLAAGDTIVQSGTRHAWRNPGEVPCRLIAVQIGAERAD; translated from the coding sequence ATGCAGATCAGACGCGTGGTAACGGGCCATTCCGGCGATGGCAAGGCAATCGTCGCGAGCGATAGCGTGATTGACGGTTTTCGGCCGCAACTGTTCCCCAGCATGGAGTTTCATGCGCTATGGGGCGGCGATCAGGCGCCGACCTACCCGGATGCCGGCGCGCCTTTGCCGCAGCATGGTTGGTTCCCACCGCTCGGCGGCTTTCGCTTCCTTGCCGTCACCCTGCCGCCGGCTTCGGACGAAGCGCCCGAAATCACCGATGAGTCCGCGGCCGTGGCGGAACTGGAAGCCTTTGCGCCGGGCTTGCTTGCAGTGATGGAGCCCGATACGCCCGGCATGCACACCACTGATAGCATTGATTTCATCTATGTGATTTCCGGCGAAGTCATCATGACGCTCGACGACGGCGCCGAAGTGCATCTCGCCGCCGGCGACACGATCGTCCAAAGCGGCACGCGCCATGCCTGGCGCAACCCCGGCGAGGTGCCATGCCGCCTCATTGCCGTTCAGATCGGTGCGGAGCGCGCGGATTGA